A stretch of Halosimplex halophilum DNA encodes these proteins:
- a CDS encoding helix-turn-helix domain-containing protein, translating into MSTIVKATLPVEEFALAETFDAVPAVEFDAVRLVTHGTDRVVPLLWATDADSTAVAEALAADESTDEVALVSRRNHDSLFRMRWTADVRFVTHVLVEEDGAVVSARGTSDGWTFRVLFPEHDAVSSTYAACEDQDVDIDVTQIYHLDDAPSLGGFHLTDEQFRTVRTALERGYYKVPRETTLEELADELDVSHQALSERLRRGHLALIENVVSP; encoded by the coding sequence ATGAGTACCATCGTGAAAGCCACGCTGCCGGTCGAGGAGTTCGCGCTCGCGGAGACGTTCGACGCCGTCCCGGCGGTGGAGTTCGACGCGGTGCGGCTGGTGACACACGGCACCGACCGCGTCGTGCCGCTGCTGTGGGCGACCGACGCCGACTCGACGGCGGTCGCGGAGGCGCTGGCGGCCGACGAGTCGACGGACGAGGTGGCGCTCGTCTCCCGGCGCAACCACGACTCGCTGTTCCGGATGCGCTGGACCGCCGACGTCCGGTTCGTCACGCACGTCCTCGTCGAGGAGGACGGCGCCGTCGTCAGCGCCCGCGGGACGAGCGACGGCTGGACGTTCCGCGTGCTCTTCCCGGAGCACGACGCCGTCTCGTCGACCTACGCCGCCTGCGAGGACCAGGACGTCGACATCGACGTGACCCAGATCTACCACCTCGACGACGCGCCCTCGCTGGGCGGGTTCCACCTCACCGACGAGCAGTTCAGGACCGTCCGGACCGCGCTCGAACGGGGCTACTACAAGGTCCCCCGCGAGACGACGCTGGAGGAGCTGGCGGACGAACTGGACGTGTCCCACCAGGCGCTCTCCGAGCGGCTCCGCCGGGGGCACCTCGCGCTCATCGAGAACGTCGTCAGTCCGTAG